Proteins encoded by one window of Vidua chalybeata isolate OUT-0048 chromosome 15, bVidCha1 merged haplotype, whole genome shotgun sequence:
- the REEP2 gene encoding receptor expression-enhancing protein 2 isoform X5: protein MSARDQSGSFFEFFHQLLPNLLDRKVSSAQFVILLFTTFSRCFMKMSSTDRNTDSCGIPLVKWMMYWIVFAFFTTAETLTDIVLSWAERCPVYGVFMAMDERLNDTRRRFPFYFELKIAFVIWLLSPYTKGSSVLYRKFVHPTLSNKEKEIDEYITQACDKSYETMMRVGKRGLNLAANAAVTAAAKGQGVLSEKLRSFSMQDLTLIRDEDAVPMRSRDPQLHPSGASLLETIEDSASCYSSGEESSVAHRSNGTPSDTRTDPSDEDAGDKLPKRTQSLKTPKKAVSTC from the exons ATGTCAGCCAGAGATCAATCAGGATCCTTTTTTGAATTCTTTCATCAACTCCTACCTAATCTCTTGGATAGAAAAGTGTCTTCTGCACAGTTTGTCATCTTACTATTCACAACCTTTTCCAGATGTTTCATGAAGATGAGCAGCACAGATCGCAACACTGATTCCTGTGGGATTCCACTG GTGAAGTGGATGATGTACTGGATTGTGTTTGCCTTTTTCACCACTGCAGAAACACTCACAGACATTGTTCTTTCTTG GGCTGAGAGATGCCCTGTTTATGGAGTTTTCATGGCTATGGATGAAAGACTAAATGATACTCGAAGAAG GTTTCCCTTTTATTTCGAGCTGAAAATCGCATTTGTGATTTGGCTGCTCTCCCCTTACACCAAGGGCTCCAGTGTCCTCTACAGGAAGTTTGTGCACCCAACGCTCTCCAATAAGGAGAAG GAAATTGATGAATACATTACTCAGGCTTGTGACAAGAGCTACGAAACCATGATGCGAGTTGGCAAGAGAGGCTTAAACCTTGCTGCCAATGCAGCAGTTACTGCAGCTGCAAAG GGCCAGGGAGTTTTGTCTGAGAAGCTTCGAAGTTTCAGCATGCAGGATCTCACTCTGATCCGAGATGAAGATGCTGTGCCTATGCGAAGCCGTGATCCACAGCTGCACCCCTCTGGTGCGAGTCTTCTGGAAACTATTGAAGACTCAG CTTCCTGTTACTCCTCAGGAGAGGAGAGCAGTGTGGCACATCGGTCTAATGGAACCCCATCAGATACTAGAACAGACCCATCAGATGAAGATGCAGGAGACAAACTTCCTAAACGTACCCAGAGTCTCAAAACTCCTAAAAAG
- the REEP2 gene encoding receptor expression-enhancing protein 2 isoform X2, which yields MSARDQSGSFFEFFHQLLPNLLDRKVSSAQFVILLFTTFSRCFMKMSSTDRNTDSCGIPLVKWMMYWIVFAFFTTAETLTDIVLSWAERCPVYGVFMAMDERLNDTRRRFPFYFELKIAFVIWLLSPYTKGSSVLYRKFVHPTLSNKEKEIDEYITQACDKSYETMMRVGKRGLNLAANAAVTAAAKGQGVLSEKLRSFSMQDLTLIRDEDAVPMRSRDPQLHPSGASLLETIEDSASCYSSGEESSVAHRSNGTPSDTRTDPSDEDAGDKLPKRTQSLKTPKKLPVRSVKARPKKKAAGSLTSGESS from the exons ATGTCAGCCAGAGATCAATCAGGATCCTTTTTTGAATTCTTTCATCAACTCCTACCTAATCTCTTGGATAGAAAAGTGTCTTCTGCACAGTTTGTCATCTTACTATTCACAACCTTTTCCAGATGTTTCATGAAGATGAGCAGCACAGATCGCAACACTGATTCCTGTGGGATTCCACTG GTGAAGTGGATGATGTACTGGATTGTGTTTGCCTTTTTCACCACTGCAGAAACACTCACAGACATTGTTCTTTCTTG GGCTGAGAGATGCCCTGTTTATGGAGTTTTCATGGCTATGGATGAAAGACTAAATGATACTCGAAGAAG GTTTCCCTTTTATTTCGAGCTGAAAATCGCATTTGTGATTTGGCTGCTCTCCCCTTACACCAAGGGCTCCAGTGTCCTCTACAGGAAGTTTGTGCACCCAACGCTCTCCAATAAGGAGAAG GAAATTGATGAATACATTACTCAGGCTTGTGACAAGAGCTACGAAACCATGATGCGAGTTGGCAAGAGAGGCTTAAACCTTGCTGCCAATGCAGCAGTTACTGCAGCTGCAAAG GGCCAGGGAGTTTTGTCTGAGAAGCTTCGAAGTTTCAGCATGCAGGATCTCACTCTGATCCGAGATGAAGATGCTGTGCCTATGCGAAGCCGTGATCCACAGCTGCACCCCTCTGGTGCGAGTCTTCTGGAAACTATTGAAGACTCAG CTTCCTGTTACTCCTCAGGAGAGGAGAGCAGTGTGGCACATCGGTCTAATGGAACCCCATCAGATACTAGAACAGACCCATCAGATGAAGATGCAGGAGACAAACTTCCTAAACGTACCCAGAGTCTCAAAACTCCTAAAAAG